GCTGGTGCTTTCCCCCATGATCAACGCCGATATTAATGCTCCGGCTGCCTACGAATCCTACTTCTGGAACACGATATTTGGAAAGCCGGAGCAGCTCAGCACGGATTGGCACATCGGGGTGCTATCTTTCATGGCGATCAATTCATAGAACGTAATGCATTCCGGAACACCGAGATCTACCGCGATTTCTTCAAACCTATGATGAATGGAACCGGCGTCGTACTGACTTCGGTGATTGAGGAAGCTACGCGTGAGCAACCGATGCCATTGGTTCTCAGTTTTTATAAATCGCTCTCTGCAGAATCATTTACGCAACAAGACGAGCAATTAATCCGAAAACTGATACCACATTTTCAGCGTTCCCTGGCGATACGAAGAAGATTGCTTGAGGAACAGCAAATGCGGCAATTAAGAGAACTGGCATTGGATAAGAGTAAAGATGCCATCATTTTGCTAGATGTTACTGGCCAAGTATTGTTTGTTAATCAGTATGCGGAAAGGTTGCTGCAGCACGGAACACTCTCAATTCGCAATGACCGATTGACCAGCTCGATTTCTTCAGAGCACCGAATGCTTATGGCTGCTTTGCGCAACGCACGAGAAGGTATCGGCGGTGTACTGCAGTTCGGCGGCCATAACCAAATCATCCGCATGGCAATGCTTTCTCCGATCTCACCTGCAAGAGGTGAAATATTAGGAGTATCTACGCGCATCATGATGATTATCTATGATCCGGATAGAACCAATCCCGGTGGTAATCTTGAAGTTTTCGCCAAGCTTTATCAGTTAACCGCCGCAGAAACCCGAATCCTAAAAAACCTGTTGTTGCAGCAAACTACCGCTGAAATCGCGCAAGTGCTGCATATCAGCATCCATACCCTGAGAACCCATCTCAAAAGTCTATTTGCTAAAACCAATACCAAAAACCAGCGCGAATTGGTTAATTTATGCCGGTCACATCCTTTTATTTAAGGTTAGATGATTGGTCTGCAAAATTTCATTCTAAAGTAATTAATGTTGAATCACTCATTTGAGTGAGGAAATGCTTCTCCCAATTCAATAGCATACCTTTTTCGTCCTGGAGAACTCGCTGGTCGTTTAGACAATGATGACTCTGAAAACACAAACAATAGGCTGATGAAAAAATGCAGTACAAAATCCGTACTCTGGTGATAGAGAGTTCCGATCTTATCCGGATGGGGTTGCACTCATTCTTTAGCCGTCATCCCTCAATTAACCTAGTTGCAACTACCGATTGCATGCATGATCTTCTGTTTTTGGTAAAGCAACATCAACTCGATGTAATTTTGATGGATTTACAGTCGATCGAAGACCACGGTATGGAAAATTTTTCCAGGTTGCATCGCCAAAGCCCGGAAAGTAAGGTTTTAATTCTGTCTTCAAATGAGGAGCAGCACCTGCCATCGCGAATGTTGCCGCCAGGTGCAGCAGGTATCATCAGCAAGTATAGTTCTTGCCAGTTATTGTTGAACGCCGTTACTGCAATTCATGCCGGAAAAAATTGGTTGAACCGCGGTGCATTACCGGTAGAACAACTACAACCGATTCCGGTTAAGCCGGCAGTCTTATCTGACCATTATCCGGCACCCGATTGCTTTAAGTTGAGCAGAACCGAAAGCCGTGTTGCTTCTCTGGCATGCAAGGGGTTATCGGCAAAGGAAATCGGGCGGCAACTATCGGTCACGGAAAAATCCGTCCGCAATCAATTATCGTCAATCTACAAAAAAGTAGGTGTCAGAAAACAAGTGCAGCTCTGCATCAAAGCGCCTTTGCACAATTATTTCCAGTAATTCTTTCATCCTTTGGCGAATGACCTGCCTTGTCTATCTGTCATGCCGCTTATCATTTGGCCGCAGCCAGTGTACCGGCCGATTGGTTCAAAATCATAAGCGGTTGAGACACCATTCAAATTCTTTGGTCATAGCTCGGGGGAAGGAAAAAAATCACTTTATGCGTATAATGGCAATCTTTATTGCTTGTCGACATGACAAGCAATAAGTCTGATTTAACTGGATGAGGATAAAATTAACATGCGCGTTTTAAAAAATACTGTGGTCTCTCTGAACTACGAATTGACGGATGCTTCGGGAAAAGTTTTGGAGAAAACCGATTCACCGATCAGTTACTTACACGGCGGGTACGGCGGTATTTTCCCGCTGGTGGAAGAAGCGTTGCATGAAATGGAGGTTGGGCATTCCTGCTCGGTTGCAATGGAGCCGGAAGATACCTTCGGCGAGTACGACGCTGAACTGATTCGCGTCGAGCCGCGCAGCTCATTTCCCGACAACGTGGTCGTCGGTATGCATTTTGAAGGTGGCGCGGAAGATTCGGACGATTTTATTATCTATAAAGTGACCGATGTGACAGACGATTCCGTGATTGTCGACGGCAATCACCCGTTCGCCGGTATGAAACTGAATTTTGCCTGCACCATCACTGATGTGCGACCCGCCACAGAAGATGAAATCGCGCACGAGCATGTGCATGGCGCACACGGCCACCACGACCATTAACCGCCTTTTTCCGGCAGCGGTTTCGGGTATTAACCGTTGCCCGGTATTTCTAAGGAAGCTCTGAAGAAGGTAGCAACAGGCAAAGGTCAGTCAAGGCGGAAAAGCGCAATTTACGAGCGGTAAACGAGCATTTTGAACCTGATTTCAATACAGAATGGCCGAGCGTAGTAGTTTTTCAGAGCTTCCTTAACGCCTTTTTCAATTCGTACAGTTGTTCCAACGCCTGCCGGGGGCTTAGCTCGTCCGGCGAGAGGGCTTGCAGCATGGCGATGACCGGATGGTCTTCCTGCGGAGGATCGGGATCTAATGCCGGCTCGGGAGCTGAAAAAGAAAACAGATCCAGTTGCGGTTCTTTTTTTATGTTTTCCTGTTCCAATTTGATCAAGTGTTTTCTTGCCAGCTTGATCACTGCTTCGGGAACACCCGCCAGCGCTGCGACTTGCAGTCCGTAGCTTTGACTGGCCGGGCCTTCATTAACCTTGTGCAGAAAAACGATGCGGTGTTTATATTCCACGGCATCCAAATGCACGTTTTGCAACTGGCTGAATTCCTCCGCCAGCTTGGTCAGTTCAAAATAGTGGGTAGCGAATAACGTAAAACTGCGGTTCTTGGTCAATAAATGCCGGGTAATGGCGAATGCCAGCGCCAAGCCGTCGAATGTCGACGTGCCGCGTCCGACTTCGTCCATCAGCACCAGGCTTTGCGCCGTGGCGTTATGCAGGATGTTGGCGGTTTCGGTCATTTCCACCATGAACGTCGAGCGCCCGCTGGCCAGATCGTCGGCGGCGCCGATGCGGGTGAAAATCTGATCTAGCATGCCGATGCGCACCGCTTTCGCCGGTACATAGCTGCCGCAATGCGCGAGTAAGGCGATCAACGCGATTTGCCGCATGTAGGTCGATTTTCCGCCCATATTGGGGCCGGTGATCAGCAGCATGCGCGGCTTGCCGGTATGTTCGGCACCCAACTGCACATCGTTGGCGACAAAGTTTTCCACTTGCAGCTCCACCACCGGATGGCGGCCGGTCTCGATCACCAACTCATCGTTATCAGACAGTTCCGGCGCTGCATAGCCGAGCGCTTGCGCACGTTCGGCAAAAGCGCACAACACATCGAGTTCCGCGATACCGGCAGCGATTTTTTGCAACGCTTGCACATGCTTTACCAGCACATCCAATAATCCTTCGTATAAATATTTTTCCCGCGCCAACGCTCGGTCTTGCGCGGATAAGGCTTTATCCTCGAATGCTTTCAGTTCCGGTGTGATGTAACGCTCGGCGCTTTTCAGGGTTTGCCGGCGGCGATAATCGGCGGGAATTTTTTCGCTGTGTGCATGCGTGACTTCGATGTAGAAACCGTGCACACGGTTATATTCCACTTTCAGATTGGGAATGCCGGTGCGTTCCTTTTCGCGTATTTCCAGTTGCAGCAGGAACTCGCCGCAGTTGTTCTGCAATGCGCGCAATTCATCGAGTTCGGCATCGTAACCGTCGGCAATGACATTGCCTTCACGCAGCACCACGCCGGGTTCCAGCAGGAGCGCATTGCTCAGCAATTCAACGACTGTGGTGTCGATCTGCAATGCATGTATCAATTGACCGATACGCTCGCTGGCGCAAGCGGTGACAGCCTGAATCACATCCGGCAATAACCGCAAGCTATCGCGCAAACCTGATAAATCCCTCGGCCGTGCCGATCTCAGCGCGATGCGCCCGGTGATGCGTTCAATATCGGCGCATTGCCGCAGCAGCGTTCTCGCTGTTGCAAAATGGTTCTGCCCATTTTCACCGGTCAATGCGGTGACACTGTCGAGCCGTTGTTGTATCGCCATGCGGTCACGCAATGGATGATGCAGCCAAAATTGCAGCAAGCGGCTGCCCATGTTAGTTGCGCAGGTGTCTAGCACGGATAGTAAGGTGGGCGATTGCTCTCCGCGGATCGTTGCGGAAATTTCCAAATTGCGGCGTGTGGCGGCATCCATGCGCACGTAAACGTTCTCCCGCTCCGCCTGCAATGATGCGATATGCGGCGCGGCGGATCCTTGCGTCAAGCGCGTATATTCCAGTAAAGCCCCGGCGGCGCACAATGCAGTCGTCAAGTCTTCGCAACCGAAGCCGCCGAGGTCATGCGTTTCAAATTGCCGTATCAAACTATTGCGCGCGCTATCGTGTTCGAATTGCCACACCGGCAAGCGTTTCAACACCCAATTTTTTCCTTGTATCTCGGGCAAAACCAGCGGCTCAGGCAGAAGAATTTCCGCCGGTTGTAAGCGTTCCAGTTCGCTGAGCAGATTTTGCGGTGCTGTTTCCAGCACGCGTAATTGTCCCGCTGCCAGATTCAGCCAGGCCAGACCCAATAGCGATTCCCGAACCATCAGTGCCAGTAAAATACAGTCGCGCTTATCATCAAGCAACGCCGCATCGGTCAGTGTCCCGGGCGTGATAATGCGCGTCACTTCGCGCGCCACCGGCCCTTTGCTGAGCGCCGGATCGCCTACCTGCTCGCAAATCGCCACCGATTCTCCCGCCTTGACCAGCTTGACCAGATACTGCTCGGCGGCATGATAAGGCACGCCCGCCATCTTGATCGGCTCCCCGGCGGAAGCACCGCGTTGCGTCAGCGTGATCCCCAACAGTTTTGCCGCTTTCTCCGCATCACCGAAAAACAACTCGTAAAAATCCCCCATGCGGTAAAACATCAGCATGTCCGGATACTGCGCCTTAATGCGCAAATATTGCTGCATCATAGGTGTGTGTTTACTAACTATATCCATTATATTCCTTGTTATTTTTCTTATATATCTTGGTAAACATATTATATAACAATAATTTCATGATTCCTTTATATTTCATTACGTCTCTTAAGATTTCACTTAATCTCGAAATTTAGTGTAGTATAAAGTATAGGTATTTCCTTTTAACTATTAATAAGTATTAAAAAACTACACTAAATCTAATTACCCCTTTTCCTTTTTAGAATTAAATTAACTAATGCTGGAATCTTATTGTGAGTTACCAAGATAATAATAAGCCACTATCATCACGAGAAATTGCAACAATGAAGCCGGGTGACAACACCAAATCTGACACAGGTGAAAATAGAGGTCTTCGAGTTAGTTGCAGCGGATCAGGTACAAAAACTTTCTTCTATCGATATCGAAGCCCTATCACAAAAAAACTTGTACAAATGAGATTAGGGCATTTTCCTACTATGTCATTAGCTGAAGCAAGAATTAAACTTCAGGAATACAGAGTAATAAGGAATTCCGGACGCTGTCCTGCAAGTGAGCTTAAATCACAACAAAAAAAAATAGAGGAACAATTACAACAAGAACAGGCTATAAGCAATTTCACCATTAAAACAATGATTGAGTTGTATCTTACTCAGCATATAGAGGACAGATCAGTTAATGGCAAAATTGTTTCTGGAGCCAGAAAACCAAAAGGGCAATCCGAAGTTAGGAGAACTTTATACGGAGATGCAGTACGAGCGCTCGGCAGTAAACCAGCTTGTTTGGTCACCCGAAAGGATGTTGTTAATCTCATTATGGAAATTGTTGGCCGAGGGTCAAATGTGCAAGCAGGCAATGTGCTACGAGAACTCTCAGCTGCATTCGACTACGCGATTGGCTTGGGTAAATTTAGTGATGACTTTGCAAATCCCGCATTGCTTGCAAAATCCGGATTACGGCAAGCAAAGGTCAGACTTACGCACCAGAAGGGCAAGCGTGTTCTGAGTGACAAAGAACTAACTTGGCTTCTTAACTGGTTACCAGGATCAGTTTTTACACCAACCCAAAAAAATGTAATTCGATTTACTCTTTGGACTGCATGCAGAACCGGGGAAGTTTGTGCTGCTTCTTGGTCAGATATTGATCTTAAAAACAAAACCTGGCATTTAAAATCCAGCAAAACTGGAATAGAAAGATATGTGCAGTTACCTCAACAAGCCATTGAATTCTTGGAGCAACTAAAACTATCAACTGGAGAATATTTGTTTCCATCACAGAAAACCGGATTGCCTATACAACAAAAATCTTTAACTGAACAAAGTTGGCGCTTGAGAGAAACAAAACGCATGTTGGATATTGATCATTGGACTCCCCACGATTTAAGAAGAACAGTGAGAACTGGCCTATCCCGATTAGGATGCAGAAATGAAGTTGCTGAGGCAATAATTGGCCATTCAAGAAAAGGTATTGAAGGAACTTATGATTTACACAGTTATGAATTGGAGTGTCGTATATGGTTACAAAAATGGGCAGACCATCTTGATAGCCTAGTTATGGTTTAATAGGCAACTGATTATTAATGGGAATTATTAAACTATAAATTCCACAAGCACGAATCGGCCACGCTAATTTTAGAAAGAGCGATGTTTTTTCTAATAACGTTAAGGAGTGGTCAGTATGTGTGAATATTGTTACGAATCCGCGATGCTTTACTTTGTGGCATCCGGTCAAAGACATGACATTTATAGCCGGTTTGCTTATCTTGAGGAAGCCGATGATCTTAAAACTGAGATCGAACAATTGGTAGATCCCAATAATCCGGAACCGCTAATCGATCTGGCATTCTGCCGCTTATATGATCACTACTTGATGCATGGCTTTGATGCCGGATTATTCAATACCCTGCAGAATAAATTTGGGCAAGAAGCCGTACAAGCCTACCTCGCCAAACGGCAAGCCAGTCACAATGACCTATTTCGTGCAGAACTCAGCCAAATAGGGCTCTTGCGTGATGAAACCCGCTGGAACCAGCTTATGGCCGATCATAAAAGAATACACAGTAACGCCCTGGAATTGCTGAATTCCTATTACAACTGGTGGGTTCTCGGTATCGGTAAGGAAAAAGAAAAGAGAAAACCAAATTCCATTGACGAGAATCTGCTGTTTCCTGATGAACTGATGACGGCGAGTGCTGAATGGGACAAATTCCATGCGCTATACCCGGCGCTATTCTTTGCACTGTCATACCTCATCAACCACCACAGTAATTCTGACATCATCCGGAAAATTGCATTGACCAATCTGAAAGATGGCGCGGACATCTGGACGAAAGATTTATGGCTGCAACGCAAGGCTATGATCGCCTCTATGAAGCGCGACGGATTTTCATTGATCGTGGATAACCTAAGCCAGATCCGCTATGAATTGATTTACTATGTTTTGCTAAAGAGTGATACCAACCCCGCTGAATTGAATAAGTTAAAGGAAGCTATTCTGTCTGAGGATGGACACCCAATGCAAGGAATGATGGGATCTGAAAATATCATTGAGCTGGTGGAAAAGTTGGTTGCATAAAAAAATAACCAACAATTCTCCGATAACGTTAATAACAATAATACACCAATAGTATGATTAATTCACTCTATACTAAAAATTAACATGGCAACCATATGAAAAACCATTACGTTAACGGATAAACAAGATCAATGGATTAAAACGCAAATAGCCGCTGGCGGCTTTACAAATGACAGCGAATGCATTCATGCATCTCACGATACCTACAACTTACCTAGTATAAATGTTTTTTTACTTTGTAATTTTTCTATGGTTTAGTCGTAACGCAATCTTTATCTTTAAGTACTTCAGCTTGTTCAAAAAAAGCAAATAGATTGTCGTCAGGATCCCGAACAACGATCCACCGGACACCCCAATGAGTAGTTTCAATATTCATTTCAACAGGTAATCCTCTTTTCTTAAATTCAGCAACATAGTCATCAATTTTTTCACATTTAATGTGAATAGTCGGATGGTGACCATTTACACCATTAATCCAAGATGTGTCGCCAGCGTGTTGGTGTTGCTCTGCTAAAACAATTTCAACCCTCCCGAGCCTTAGTAGAGCACCTTGTGGCTGTGAATTCCCCCCCCACGAGTTGATAATATCAAAGCCCAATCCATTCGTATAAAAATTTAAAGATTCATTGAAATTCTCAGGAGCAATAAAAATATGATCAATTGTTTGCATAAAAATATTCTTTCCTTAAACGTGTTCATTAACTTGAACAATAAAAATTCAGAAATTGCAAATTAATTGTCTCAACAAATTGAACTACAAAAGATCAATTTAAATAACAGTAACCGGAATGGTAAATAACCCAAACTCTTTAATTTGCAGTGTCAAATAGATTGTTGTACCTTGTTGCAACTGTTCACGCAACCCAATCATTATAAATCTCATATTAGAACGTTCATTAAATTGCATATATGCTCGGGCGGGAATTGTCAGAGCGTTAATTTGCTTAGAAATCGTTGAACCATCACGAAAGATACCGATATCAACATACTGAGCTACATCTGACGTTGCATATTCAATATTAACTGCGTCACTAGTCCTATTCTCCAAGATCAAATTTATTGTTTGATAATTGGTCATCAAGCCAGTTGACTGTATCTGTGCCCTTACAACGCAAAGCCCTTTAGCACAGAGATCTGCGCCATATCCTTCAACCACAAAAAACAATAATATTGGGACAAATATTCCAAACTTTAGAAGTTTTATTTTAATTTGCCGCAACTTTGCACTTATGTTCAATACCATGATGACATCTGATCATATTAATGTGTGGAATCTTAGTTACTTTACCGTTCTTTAATGATTGCTTGTTTTATTGTAATTAGTGTTATAAAAAAATTTAATGGGTTGCAATCAAGAAATATATCTTAACTGTAAGAAATCTCAGGGTTGTTTACAGAGAGGTTGATTGAAATAAGCGTTGAGTATTTCATAAGGGGTTGCGTTATACAAACTCTTATGGGGTTTGACGGTGTTGTAGAAGTTAATGAAACGGACAAGTTGAATACGTCGGTCAGCAGTGTCTTTAAAACAGAATTTGTTGTGCCACATGTCCATGAGCGTGCGGATCACGCGCTCAGCTTTCCCGTTGGTTTGAGGACGATTGACACGAGTAAACTTCTGACCGATACCGTGTTGCCTGCAAGCTTTGACAAAAGCATGATCGTCAGTTCCTTTAAATTCCGTGCCGTTATCGGAATAAGTGCAATCGATTTGATAAGGACATTGGGCAACAGTAGCGATGAGAAAGCAAGCGGCGCTGTATTGAGTTTTATCGGGGAAGATATCGGCATATAATTCCCTGGAGAAATCATCGATGGCCACAAACAGGTACTCGCGAGGTTCATTGGCAGACTGTCCTTTCAATAATGGAAGCCGCTTGGTATCGAGGTGAACGAGCTCGCCCGGATAAGATTTGTTATAGCGCTTCGCTTCACGCTTGAGACGTTCCTGGATGGTTTGCTCTACTTTAGCCAAACGTTTGAGGCCATACTGCAGTGTCTTGAAGCGCTGATTGGTACTGCTACGCGGAGTAAATTCCTGGAGTCTGGCTCGTTTCAGTACGTCATAAATCGTTGGCCGGCTGACGTGAAAGTATTCTGCCAGCTGAACTACCTTCCACAGCCGGGTTTGATACAGCCGCCAGATTTCCTGACGATCCAATAATGTTAAACGAGTGCGTTTGTGTATGTTCATCTACAGTATTCTCCTGAATACTGTAAACAACGCTAGAAATTCTTACATCTTAACTGACAAAAAATCCTTAAAACCGAATCAATGGATAGGATTTTTTGGCTCACCTTCGGCATTTAAAGAGTCTTTCGGAAATAATATCCCCTCTCCAAATATTGCCAGAAAGTTTCCATCTGAATCAAATACTTGACCTCTGTGATTTCCAAAATCAATTACATATACTTTACCATCACTTCCAATGTCTATTCCTTTGCACTTATAAAACTGCCCTGGTTTGGTGCCCCACCCTCCCCATTGTTTAATAAATTTTCCATCAGAAGAGAATTTCTGAACTAGCTGCAAAGCTGGATCAGTTACATATACCTCTCCTGTAGGGGAGACAGCAACATCGAAAGGTTGCAAAAATGTGCCGTTTCCCCATTCTCCAGGTCTAGCGCGTCGTCCAAAAGTAAAAAGAAAGTTTCCCTTAGCATCGAAAACAGAGATTCGAAGATTTCCTGTATCTGATACATATAGTCGTTCGTATTTTGGGTCAAATGTTGGCCCCATTGGACTGAATAACTCTCCTTCTCCATCACCCAGCTTTCCAAATTCAAACTTAAATTTAAGATTTTTATCAAAAACCTGTATTCGGTTATTGTGGTAATCACCTATATACAAATCACCGTTTGGTGCTTCAGCTAAATCTGTAGGGCCGTTAAACTGACCCGGGCCAGTTCCAGGACCAAAATGTGTGCCTTTATACTCACCTGTTAGTAAATCGATTTCTTGAAAATTATGATTGCCCGCATCTCCCACAAAAATAGATCCTCTAGAAATTGAAACAGACTTAGCAGAGAGCATTTGCCAGCGTAGCGGACCATCTCCAAATGCTCCAACAGACCAACGTGCTGTCATTTTATTTGCATCTGAATCGACATTAAAGGCAACTACTCTATGAATATCAGGTTCCGTGATAAAGAGAATATCTACTGGTGCTTCATTAGTTTGCTTTTTTTTATCTAAGGAAGTTTCATCAGAAAGGATCTTTACAGCATTCATGACTTTATTTACATCTTTGACGCGGGCCATTCTTGCTCCGCCACCATAATGAAACTTAGGAAATTTTTGCCACCAAGCAAGCACATTAACCGGCTTCATATTGAAAATTTCTGCGGTTTCAAAGATTTGACACCTATACTCAAAGGGCTCACACACTGCAATTATTTTTCCATCTGGGCTTGCTTTCATGTAAGCAGGATAATGTGTGCGCCCCATCCCCTCATGCATTTTTTCTGGATGTCTACCCCACGTCAATTTAAAGTCACCATTTGTGTCAAAAGCTTGAAGCCTATGATTGACTAAGTCAGCGACATATATAGTGTCATTTGAGAAAGACACGTCAATGGGATCCGCCATTTCCCCAGGCATTCCACCATAACGTCCCCACTGTTTGATGAACAAACCCGAAGCATCAAATTTTTGAATTCTGTGCAAATTGTCAGATACGTAAAGATTTCCTTGAGTATCTATTGTTAAAGCCTTTGGAATCGTAAACTGCCCGGGATCTTTACCTAAACTACCTAAAACACTTATTAGCCTACCTGTGTCTGTATCGAACACTTGAATTCGATTATTTCCTTCATCTACGACATATAGCTTCTTTTCAAAAATTGCCAAACCTGTAGGATTAATTAACTCACCTGGCTTCGTGCCATGATTCCCGATCCGCTGTTTTAACTTACCATCTTGGTTATAAACCATCAACTGTAAGAATTTCTAGCGTTGTTTACAGTATTCAGGAGAATACTGTAGATGAACATACACAAACGCACTCGCTTAGCATTATTGGATCGTCAGGAAATCTGGCGGCTGTATCAAACCCGGCTGTGGAAGGTAGTTCAGCTGGCAGAATACTTTCACGTCAGCCGGCCAACGATTTATGACGTACTGAAACGAGCCAGGTTACAGGAATTTGTCCCGCGTAACAGTACCAACCAACGGTTCAAGACGTTGCAGTACGGCCTTAAACGTCTGGCCAAGGTCGAGCAAACCATCCAGGAACGTCTCAAGCGTGAGGCGAATGTAAGAATTTCTAGCGTTGTTTACAGTATTCAGGAGAATACTGTAGATGAACATACACAAACGCACTCGTTTAACATTATTGGATCGTCAGGAAATCTGGCGGCTGTATCAAACCCGGCTGTGGAAGGTAGTTCAGCTGGCAGAATACTTTCACGTCAGCCGGCCAACGATTTATGACGTACTGAAACGAGCCAGACTCCAGGAATTTACTCCGCGTAGCAGTACCAATCAGCGCTTCAAGACACTGCAGTATGGCCTCAAACGTTTGGCTAAAGTAGAGCAAACCATCCAGGAACGTCTCAAGCGTGAAGCGAAGCGCTATAACAAATCTTATCCGGGCGAGCTCGTTCACCTCGATACCAAGCGGCTTCCATTATTGAAAGGACAGTCTGCCAATGAACCTCGCGAGTACCTGTTTGTGGCCATCGATGATTTCTCCAGGGAATTATATGCCGATATCTTCCCCGATAAAACTCAATACAGCGCCGCTTGCTTTCTCATCGCTACTGTTGCCCAATGTCCTTATCAAATCGATTGCACTTATTCCGATAACGGCACGGAATTTAAAGGAACTGACGATCATGCTTTTGTCAAAGCTTGCAGGCAACACGGTATCGGTCAGAAGTTTACTCGTGTCAATCGTCCTCAAACCAACGGGAAAGCTGAGCGCGTGATCCGCACGCTCATGGACATGTGGCACAACAAATTCTGTTTTAAAGACACTGCTGACCGACGTATTCAACTTGTCCGTTTCATTAACTTCTACAACACCGTCAAACCCCATAAGAGTTTGTATAACGCAACCCCTTATGAAATACTCAACGCTTATTTCAATCAACCTCTCTGTAAACAACCCTGAGATTTCTTACACAAGCACTGTTGCTCAATGTCCTTACCAGATCGACTATGCTTATTCTGACAACGGCAAAGAATTTAAAGGAACTGACGGCCATGCTTTCGTCAAAGCTTGCAGGCAACACGGTATCGGTCAGAAGTTTACCCGTATCAATCGTCCGCAAACCAACGGTAAAGCTGAGCGGGTTATCCGCACCCTGATGGATATGTGGCACAGTAAGATTCACTTTAAAGACAGCGCCGATCGACGCATTCAGCTTCTCCGTTTCATTAACTTCTACAATACCGTTAAGCCTCATAAGAGTTTGAATAATGCTACCCCTTATGAAATACTCTTCGCTTATTTCAATCAACCTCTCTGTAAACAACCCTGAGATTTCTTACACATCAACTCATGAGATGTATCAGATACAAATAGAAGTTGACTATCTTCATCGACA
The nucleotide sequence above comes from Gammaproteobacteria bacterium. Encoded proteins:
- a CDS encoding helix-turn-helix transcriptional regulator — translated: MMNGTGVVLTSVIEEATREQPMPLVLSFYKSLSAESFTQQDEQLIRKLIPHFQRSLAIRRRLLEEQQMRQLRELALDKSKDAIILLDVTGQVLFVNQYAERLLQHGTLSIRNDRLTSSISSEHRMLMAALRNAREGIGGVLQFGGHNQIIRMAMLSPISPARGEILGVSTRIMMIIYDPDRTNPGGNLEVFAKLYQLTAAETRILKNLLLQQTTAEIAQVLHISIHTLRTHLKSLFAKTNTKNQRELVNLCRSHPFI
- a CDS encoding response regulator transcription factor — its product is MQYKIRTLVIESSDLIRMGLHSFFSRHPSINLVATTDCMHDLLFLVKQHQLDVILMDLQSIEDHGMENFSRLHRQSPESKVLILSSNEEQHLPSRMLPPGAAGIISKYSSCQLLLNAVTAIHAGKNWLNRGALPVEQLQPIPVKPAVLSDHYPAPDCFKLSRTESRVASLACKGLSAKEIGRQLSVTEKSVRNQLSSIYKKVGVRKQVQLCIKAPLHNYFQ
- a CDS encoding peptidylprolyl isomerase, which encodes MRVLKNTVVSLNYELTDASGKVLEKTDSPISYLHGGYGGIFPLVEEALHEMEVGHSCSVAMEPEDTFGEYDAELIRVEPRSSFPDNVVVGMHFEGGAEDSDDFIIYKVTDVTDDSVIVDGNHPFAGMKLNFACTITDVRPATEDEIAHEHVHGAHGHHDH
- the mutS gene encoding DNA mismatch repair protein MutS, with translation MMQQYLRIKAQYPDMLMFYRMGDFYELFFGDAEKAAKLLGITLTQRGASAGEPIKMAGVPYHAAEQYLVKLVKAGESVAICEQVGDPALSKGPVAREVTRIITPGTLTDAALLDDKRDCILLALMVRESLLGLAWLNLAAGQLRVLETAPQNLLSELERLQPAEILLPEPLVLPEIQGKNWVLKRLPVWQFEHDSARNSLIRQFETHDLGGFGCEDLTTALCAAGALLEYTRLTQGSAAPHIASLQAERENVYVRMDAATRRNLEISATIRGEQSPTLLSVLDTCATNMGSRLLQFWLHHPLRDRMAIQQRLDSVTALTGENGQNHFATARTLLRQCADIERITGRIALRSARPRDLSGLRDSLRLLPDVIQAVTACASERIGQLIHALQIDTTVVELLSNALLLEPGVVLREGNVIADGYDAELDELRALQNNCGEFLLQLEIREKERTGIPNLKVEYNRVHGFYIEVTHAHSEKIPADYRRRQTLKSAERYITPELKAFEDKALSAQDRALAREKYLYEGLLDVLVKHVQALQKIAAGIAELDVLCAFAERAQALGYAAPELSDNDELVIETGRHPVVELQVENFVANDVQLGAEHTGKPRMLLITGPNMGGKSTYMRQIALIALLAHCGSYVPAKAVRIGMLDQIFTRIGAADDLASGRSTFMVEMTETANILHNATAQSLVLMDEVGRGTSTFDGLALAFAITRHLLTKNRSFTLFATHYFELTKLAEEFSQLQNVHLDAVEYKHRIVFLHKVNEGPASQSYGLQVAALAGVPEAVIKLARKHLIKLEQENIKKEPQLDLFSFSAPEPALDPDPPQEDHPVIAMLQALSPDELSPRQALEQLYELKKALRKL
- a CDS encoding tyrosine-type recombinase/integrase; this encodes MSYQDNNKPLSSREIATMKPGDNTKSDTGENRGLRVSCSGSGTKTFFYRYRSPITKKLVQMRLGHFPTMSLAEARIKLQEYRVIRNSGRCPASELKSQQKKIEEQLQQEQAISNFTIKTMIELYLTQHIEDRSVNGKIVSGARKPKGQSEVRRTLYGDAVRALGSKPACLVTRKDVVNLIMEIVGRGSNVQAGNVLRELSAAFDYAIGLGKFSDDFANPALLAKSGLRQAKVRLTHQKGKRVLSDKELTWLLNWLPGSVFTPTQKNVIRFTLWTACRTGEVCAASWSDIDLKNKTWHLKSSKTGIERYVQLPQQAIEFLEQLKLSTGEYLFPSQKTGLPIQQKSLTEQSWRLRETKRMLDIDHWTPHDLRRTVRTGLSRLGCRNEVAEAIIGHSRKGIEGTYDLHSYELECRIWLQKWADHLDSLVMV
- a CDS encoding VOC family protein, with translation MQTIDHIFIAPENFNESLNFYTNGLGFDIINSWGGNSQPQGALLRLGRVEIVLAEQHQHAGDTSWINGVNGHHPTIHIKCEKIDDYVAEFKKRGLPVEMNIETTHWGVRWIVVRDPDDNLFAFFEQAEVLKDKDCVTTKP
- a CDS encoding copper chaperone PCu(A)C, giving the protein MVLNISAKLRQIKIKLLKFGIFVPILLFFVVEGYGADLCAKGLCVVRAQIQSTGLMTNYQTINLILENRTSDAVNIEYATSDVAQYVDIGIFRDGSTISKQINALTIPARAYMQFNERSNMRFIMIGLREQLQQGTTIYLTLQIKEFGLFTIPVTVI